One Oncorhynchus keta strain PuntledgeMale-10-30-2019 unplaced genomic scaffold, Oket_V2 Un_contig_6360_pilon_pilon, whole genome shotgun sequence DNA segment encodes these proteins:
- the LOC127925852 gene encoding S-antigen protein-like, whose translation MPCEEAEGDLRRPAKRPRGTYNALRRGRGETYDALLRGRGGPTRRPAKRPRGTYNALLRGRGGPTTPCEEAEGDLHDALLRGRGDLQAEGDLRRPAKRPRGDLRRPAKRAQGRTYDALLRGRGGTYDALLRGRGGTYDALLRGRGGTYDALRRGRGGTYDALLREAEGDLRRPAKRPRGNYDVLQEAEGDLDALLRGRGGTYDALLRGRGGTYDALLRGRGGTYDALLREAEGDLDALLRGRGGTYDTLRRGRGGPRHPAKRPRGDLRRPAKRPRGTYDAPAKRPRGTYDALRRGRGGPDDALLRGRGGPTMPCEEAEGGPDALLRGQGGPTTPCEEAEGDLPDALLRGRGGPDALLRGRGGPTTPY comes from the exons ATGCCCTGCGAAGAGGCCGAGGGGGACCTACGACGCCCTGCGAAGAGGCCGAGGGGGACCTACAACGCCCTGCGAAGAGGCCGAGGGGAGACCTACGACGCCCTGCTAAGAGGCCGAGGGGGACCTACACGACGCCCTGCTAAGAGGCCGAGGGGGACCTACAACGCCCTGCTAAGAGGCCGAGGGGGACCTACGACGCCCTGCGAAGAGGCTGAGGGGGACCTCCACGACGCCCTGCTAAGAGGCCGAGGGGACCTAC AGGCCGAGGGGGACCTACGACGCCCTGCTAAGAGGCCGAGGGGGGACCTACGACGCCCTGCTAAGAGGGCCCAAGGGAGGACCTACGACGCCCTGCTAAGAGGCCGAGGGGGGACCTACGACGCCCTGCTAAGAGGCCGAGGGGGGACCTACGACGCCCTGCTAAGAGGCCGAGGGGGGACCTACGACGCCCTGCGAAGAGGCCGAGGGGGGACCTACGACGCCCTACTAAGAG AGGCCGAGGGGGACCTACGACGCCCTGCTAAGAGGCCGAGGGGGAACTACGACGTCCTGCAAGAGGCCGAGGGGGACCTCGACGCCCTGCTAAGAGGCCGAGGGGGGACCTACGACGCCCTGCTAAGAGGCCGAGGGGGGACCTACGACGCCCTGCTAAGAGGCCGAGGGGGGACCTACGACGCCCTGCTAAGAG AGGCCGAGGGGGACCTCGACGCCCTGCTAAGAGGCCGAGGGGGTACCTACGACACCCTGCGAAGAGGCCGAGGGGGACCTCGACACCCTGCTAAGAGGCCGAGGGGGGACCTACGACGCCCTGCGAAGAGGCCGAGGGGGACCTACGACGCCCCTGCTAAGAGGCCGAGGGGGACCTACGACGCCCTGCGAAGAGGCCGAGGGGGACCTGACGACGCCCTGCTAAGAGGCCGAGGGGGACCTACGATGCCCTGCGAAGAGGCCGAGGGGGGACCTGACGCCCTGCTAAGAGGCCAAGGGGGACCTACGACGCCCTGCGAAGAGGCCGAGGGGGACCTACCTGACGCCCTGCTAAGAGGCCGAGGGGGACCTGACGCCCTACTAAGAGGCCGAGGGGGACCTACGACGCCCTACTAA